In one Leishmania braziliensis MHOM/BR/75/M2904 complete genome, chromosome 32 genomic region, the following are encoded:
- a CDS encoding putative NAD+ synthase, whose product MPVAPLHPELQRVLKEHRNARAFDPVAWIEMKCAKLNNYMRRCGLKACVTSVSGGIDSAVVLAMCARAMQAPKSPIEKNVGLCQPIYSSPWALKRGKENIAACGATEVVIDQTNLHAELTTLIEKAVGIKGGDFARGQLRSYMRTPPGFYVAQLLSQEGTPAIVMGTGNKDEDFYLGYFCKAGDGVVDVQIISDLHKSEVFLVAEVLGVPANTRNAAPSADLWEAQTDEDELGFPYDFVELFTGWYLEQCETSKLEFLRSLSNEAREEFERYVAACELVHRRNAHKLQGQVNL is encoded by the coding sequence ATGCCTGTGGCACCGCTTCATCCGGAGCTACAGCGTGTGCTCAAAGAACACCGAAACGCCCGCGCTTTTGACCCGGTTGCCTGGATTGAGATGAAGTGTGCGAAGCTGAACAACTACATGCGCCGGTGTGGTCTGAAGGCCTGCGTAACGAGTGTATCAGGTGGGATCGACTCGGCAGTAGTGCTTGCGATGTGTGCTCGCGCAATGCAGGCGCCCAAGAGCCCTATTGAGAAAAACGTGGGACTGTGCCAGCCAATCTACAGTAGCCCCTGGGCACTGAAGCGGGGTAAGGAAAACATCGCTGCTTGCGGTGCTACGGAGGTCGTTATTGACCAGACCAACCTTCACGCCGAACTCACGACACTTATCGAGAAGGCTGTCGGCATCAAAGGCGGCGACTTTGCACGTGGTCAGCTGCGCAGCTACATGCGCACCCCGCCGGGCTTTtacgtggcgcagctgctcagccAAGAAGGCACTCCAGCTATTGTTATGGGCACCGGGAACAAGGATGAGGATTTTTACCTGGGATACTTCTGCAAGGCCGGCGACGGTGTTGTGGATGTGCAAATCATCTCTGACTTACACAAGAGCGAGGTATTTCTAGTTGCCGAGGTGCTTGGGGTGCCGGCGAACACGCGCAATGCCGCCCCGTCCGCCGACCTTTGGGAGGCTCAGACCGACGAGGATGAGCTAGGATTTCCCTACGACTTTGTAGAGCTCTTCACGGGGTGGTACTTGGAGCAGTGCGAGACATCCAAGTTAGAGTTCCTAAGGAGCCTCTCTAATGAGGCACGGGAAGAATTCGAGCGGTACGTCGCCGCCTGCGAGCTTGTGCACCGCCGCAACGCGCACAAGCTCCAGGGCCAAGTGAATCTCTGA